The Catenuloplanes niger genome includes a window with the following:
- a CDS encoding RHS repeat-associated core domain-containing protein yields the protein MSRTIQRMRAVLAGTLGGVLVSTLLAVPPAVAVEPKPVPLRGQADEVDTRGSEVTGVRPAQRTIPALDLPPVVWPKAGSARAVIRAGGRAKAGALPVSVAKAAGAAGDRLPEDITVEVIDRARTPELWRDGVVLRVGGAAGTTTAGTAAVTVDYSGFKHAYGADWASRLQVWQLPQCALTTPESSRCTARPLPTVNDTAASTVSADAVVEPIGGTGAALTREQRAGDAPVPTAAGTLLAVTAGPSGPSGDFAATSLSASSTWTAGGNSGSFSWSYNIESPPVAAGKPPTVGISYSSSSVDGRSSASNNQPSWIGEGFELGSGFIERAYVPCREDIEGGSNNTKDTLTGDMCWRTDNASMSLNGSATELVYEEGKGWHGRSRDGSRIEKLTGASNGALNGEHWKVTSTDGTQYYFGLNNLPGHSAGTSSAWTVPVYGNHAGEPCHQTGFTDSVCDQAYRWNLDYVVDIHGNTTSYWYTKELNQYATRGTDTENVDYVRGGTLDRIDYGTWDRGANDRSTAARAQIDFDTADRCISSACSSHDGETWPDVPWDQECVTTATECTTYSPTFWSTKRLSKVTTRVWDPAKTGGAGWQDVASWALTHSFPSPGDGGAAGLWLSSIVKTGLVGGSIALPPVTFEPEPMPNRVLTKTNTTNSWQRLSKVINETGATTHVTYSLPECTASNLPATYPTNGMRCYPVLGPDPARPGYDMVEWWHKYVVTSVTETDLQLKNGAQSPPMVTSYEYEGNPAWHFADDNGLVRSNRKTWNQWRGYATVATRVGAGNVKSLTRTTFLRGMHGDRASMTGGTRTVTVNASLGSETVYDEDAFAGMTRETVTYNGTIDKPISKNVDVPWQSPPTASRTINGDTVTARYVGTAASYTATALGVDGSRGWRTTRTRTTTDPVYGTTVSVQDDGDLAITGDESCVTNTYSRNTARNLVSLPKRVVTTALPCGATPESADDIVSDSRTYYDKATSVDAVPVIGDVTKVEQLKNWTKAGGTEFETVSTASFDAFGRAMSSTDIKGNATTTAYTPASGGPVTKVTTTNHLGWTSSVETNPYWGSTTSTIDPNNKVTSTDYDPLGRVIRAWDTGWTKTAHANDPRARFSYHYSADRSAYPYIKSEVLHAGGGYTTTYTILDGLLRERQMQTPALDGSDARVVTDTLYDEWGRVEATYSARQKLGVASGTFWYDHPWSVPAVNKTVYDLAGRPTSTILLAPEGDTNQVEKWRTTTVHEGDRTLVTPPPGGTATTTITDVYGRTTELRTHTTAAGVAGDYTATTYTHNRKGQLTKVVDAGKNEWVYTYDIKGRQTTAKDPDAGTTTTTYNAYDEIQNVTNGAGEVVHHTYDSLGRKTALRDDSATGALRAEWKYDETYGGDLFKGQLTETIRYDASNSKGTTAAYKWQARFFNDRYQVTSANYVIPSVETGVSGTWVFGYGHSPYNGEAVSTTYPPAGGLANEMVTTTFHEGSGLPNTLKTSLPSIGTYVVNQLYTAYGEPTLARRKIGTGDYIENNVLYDTTTRRVTDTTVKLQNAVTAVADTRYKQDPAGNILAVSEKPGTADAETQCFTYDALRRMTSAWTPKAGIDCGSAPSVADLGGPAPYWTDWTIDDLGNRTKQVSHNPTGDTVTTYGFPASGANAVRPHAVTSTTTVAPGAAPVTRPFTYDSAGNTVSRYGTSANQTLTWDAEGHLAKTVENSDTHTYVYDADGTRLIRRDLTGITLYLPGMEVRRATGATTSTATRYYTFDGSVVASRTGTAIDSLSWVYNDHHNTQNLTINSVSHAVTVRRQTPYGADRGTPVTWPNEKTFVGGDKDRTGLIHIGAREYDAGLGRFISVDPIMDLADPQQWNGYAYANNSPITSSDPTGLRTDYFDPCNCNGKPPTPAPVAQNPLDSPIPIAVLPQWAQDGIRSNVMYNGTERLSWQEVIDWSKISTDNWMYLCQSVGGSYEHCSTHPEIVNRQSTSDALLITGFILGSFVCTAAIVACVRGIVSIADEAAEFAATGSAISTGLITAEVGIAGGAGLTAAGAAAKLFCSFSGDTRVLMADGSSKEIADIEVGDEVAASDPETGESGARKVTHLWPHRDDLVLVRIDGEALKATEDHLVWNASDRQWQRMDEVDAGDALLTPSGRPAILQDIEYGFSFGAAAYDLTVDGLHTYYVLAGNTPVLVHNDGGGGLQDNIRLYGDYTARMDQFNVRGQASFEIHVYHRGTEVGIYGSNGFFNKHNINANDVNVPDQVHNRLKGIAVDQMRKIGQIPADANIKGDAWKRPMIGSSGGGC from the coding sequence GTGAGCAGGACCATCCAGCGGATGAGGGCGGTGCTGGCGGGCACGCTCGGCGGCGTCCTGGTGAGCACCCTGCTCGCCGTGCCACCGGCCGTCGCAGTTGAGCCGAAGCCAGTGCCGTTGCGGGGACAGGCAGACGAGGTCGACACTCGGGGCAGCGAGGTCACCGGCGTCCGTCCGGCCCAGCGCACGATCCCCGCGCTGGATCTGCCGCCGGTCGTCTGGCCGAAGGCAGGCTCGGCGCGAGCGGTGATTCGTGCCGGTGGCCGGGCCAAAGCGGGCGCGTTGCCGGTCAGCGTCGCCAAGGCGGCCGGCGCTGCGGGCGATCGCCTGCCCGAGGACATCACGGTCGAGGTCATCGACCGCGCGCGGACGCCGGAGCTCTGGCGCGACGGTGTGGTTCTTCGCGTCGGCGGAGCGGCCGGTACGACGACGGCCGGGACCGCAGCCGTCACGGTCGACTACAGCGGTTTCAAGCACGCGTACGGCGCTGACTGGGCGTCGCGTCTGCAGGTATGGCAGCTGCCGCAGTGTGCGCTGACCACGCCCGAGAGCAGCCGATGCACCGCCCGCCCGTTGCCGACCGTCAATGACACGGCCGCGTCGACCGTGTCCGCCGATGCGGTCGTGGAACCGATCGGCGGCACCGGTGCGGCGCTCACCCGTGAGCAGCGCGCCGGCGACGCGCCGGTGCCGACCGCGGCCGGAACCCTGCTGGCCGTGACGGCCGGTCCGTCCGGCCCCTCCGGTGACTTCGCGGCTACCTCGCTGTCGGCGTCCTCGACGTGGACGGCAGGCGGTAACTCCGGTTCGTTCAGCTGGTCCTACAACATCGAGAGCCCGCCGGTCGCGGCCGGGAAACCACCGACGGTCGGGATCTCCTACTCCTCGTCGAGCGTCGACGGACGCTCGTCGGCGTCGAACAACCAGCCCTCCTGGATCGGAGAGGGATTCGAGCTCGGCAGTGGGTTCATCGAGCGCGCCTACGTCCCGTGCCGGGAAGACATCGAAGGCGGGTCGAACAACACCAAAGACACGCTGACCGGTGACATGTGCTGGCGTACCGACAACGCCTCGATGAGCCTCAACGGATCCGCGACCGAGCTCGTCTACGAGGAGGGCAAGGGCTGGCACGGCCGATCGAGGGACGGCTCACGGATCGAGAAGCTCACCGGCGCGTCGAACGGCGCACTCAACGGTGAGCACTGGAAGGTGACCTCCACCGACGGCACCCAGTACTACTTCGGCCTGAACAACCTTCCCGGGCACAGCGCCGGAACGAGTTCCGCCTGGACCGTGCCCGTCTACGGCAACCACGCCGGCGAGCCCTGCCATCAGACCGGCTTCACCGACTCCGTCTGCGACCAGGCATATCGGTGGAATCTCGACTACGTCGTGGATATCCACGGCAACACCACCTCGTACTGGTACACCAAGGAACTCAACCAGTACGCGACCCGCGGCACCGACACCGAGAACGTCGACTACGTGCGGGGCGGCACGCTCGACCGGATCGACTACGGCACCTGGGACCGGGGCGCGAACGACCGTTCGACGGCCGCACGTGCACAGATCGACTTCGACACGGCTGACCGATGCATCAGCTCGGCCTGCTCCAGCCACGACGGCGAGACCTGGCCGGATGTGCCGTGGGACCAGGAATGCGTCACCACAGCCACCGAGTGCACCACCTACTCACCGACCTTCTGGTCGACCAAGCGGCTCAGCAAGGTGACTACCCGCGTCTGGGACCCGGCCAAGACGGGTGGCGCCGGTTGGCAGGACGTGGCGTCCTGGGCACTCACCCATAGCTTCCCGTCGCCGGGCGATGGCGGCGCCGCCGGCCTGTGGCTGTCCTCGATAGTCAAGACCGGCCTGGTCGGCGGCAGCATCGCGCTCCCGCCGGTCACGTTCGAGCCGGAGCCGATGCCGAACCGTGTGCTGACGAAGACGAACACCACCAACAGCTGGCAGCGGCTGTCGAAGGTGATCAACGAGACCGGCGCGACCACGCACGTGACCTACTCGCTGCCGGAATGCACCGCCTCGAACCTGCCGGCCACCTATCCGACCAACGGCATGCGCTGCTACCCGGTGCTCGGCCCGGACCCGGCAAGGCCCGGATACGACATGGTCGAGTGGTGGCACAAGTACGTGGTCACCTCTGTCACGGAGACCGACCTCCAGCTCAAGAACGGCGCCCAGTCGCCCCCGATGGTCACCAGTTACGAGTACGAGGGCAACCCTGCCTGGCACTTCGCCGACGACAACGGACTGGTCAGGAGCAACCGCAAGACCTGGAACCAGTGGCGCGGGTACGCGACCGTGGCGACCAGAGTCGGCGCCGGAAACGTCAAGTCGCTGACCCGCACCACCTTCCTGCGCGGCATGCACGGCGACCGCGCGTCCATGACCGGCGGCACCCGGACAGTCACCGTCAACGCCTCACTGGGCTCGGAGACGGTGTACGACGAGGACGCGTTCGCCGGCATGACCCGGGAGACCGTCACCTACAACGGCACCATCGACAAACCCATCTCCAAGAACGTCGACGTGCCGTGGCAGTCCCCGCCGACCGCATCCCGCACCATCAACGGGGACACGGTCACCGCCCGATACGTCGGCACCGCCGCCAGTTACACGGCTACCGCACTGGGCGTCGACGGATCACGCGGCTGGCGCACCACCCGCACCCGGACCACCACCGATCCCGTGTACGGCACCACCGTGTCCGTGCAGGACGACGGAGACCTCGCCATCACCGGTGACGAATCCTGCGTGACGAACACGTACAGCCGTAACACCGCCCGGAACCTCGTCAGCCTCCCCAAGCGGGTCGTCACCACCGCCCTGCCCTGTGGCGCCACGCCCGAGAGCGCCGATGACATCGTCAGCGACAGTCGTACCTACTACGACAAGGCAACCAGCGTCGACGCGGTGCCGGTGATCGGCGACGTCACCAAGGTCGAGCAGCTCAAGAACTGGACCAAGGCGGGCGGCACCGAGTTCGAAACCGTCAGCACCGCGTCGTTCGACGCGTTCGGCCGGGCCATGTCCAGCACGGACATCAAGGGCAACGCCACCACCACCGCCTACACCCCCGCCTCAGGCGGTCCCGTCACCAAGGTCACCACGACGAATCACCTCGGCTGGACCAGCAGCGTCGAGACCAACCCGTACTGGGGCAGCACCACCAGCACCATCGATCCCAACAACAAGGTCACCAGCACCGACTACGACCCGCTGGGCCGCGTGATCAGAGCATGGGACACCGGCTGGACCAAGACCGCCCACGCGAACGACCCGAGGGCACGCTTCTCCTACCACTACTCGGCCGATCGATCCGCGTACCCGTACATCAAGTCCGAGGTCCTGCACGCCGGCGGCGGATACACCACCACCTACACCATCCTCGACGGGCTTCTGCGTGAGCGGCAGATGCAGACGCCGGCCCTCGACGGCAGCGACGCGCGTGTCGTCACCGACACCCTGTACGACGAGTGGGGCCGGGTCGAGGCAACATACAGCGCACGTCAGAAGTTGGGCGTCGCGTCCGGGACTTTCTGGTACGACCATCCATGGTCCGTGCCCGCCGTGAACAAGACCGTCTACGATCTGGCCGGCCGCCCCACCAGCACTATTCTGCTCGCCCCCGAGGGTGACACGAACCAGGTCGAGAAGTGGCGTACCACCACCGTGCACGAGGGTGACCGCACCCTCGTCACGCCACCTCCCGGCGGTACCGCGACGACGACGATCACCGACGTCTACGGGCGCACCACCGAGCTGCGCACCCACACCACCGCGGCCGGCGTCGCGGGTGACTACACCGCCACGACGTATACGCACAACCGCAAGGGGCAACTGACCAAGGTCGTCGACGCCGGCAAGAACGAGTGGGTCTACACCTACGACATCAAGGGCCGCCAGACGACCGCAAAGGATCCCGACGCCGGCACGACCACTACCACGTACAACGCCTACGACGAGATTCAGAACGTCACCAATGGCGCCGGCGAGGTCGTGCACCACACCTACGACAGCCTCGGCCGGAAGACAGCGCTGCGGGACGACTCCGCGACCGGCGCGCTGCGCGCTGAATGGAAGTACGACGAGACCTACGGCGGCGACCTCTTCAAGGGACAGCTGACGGAGACGATCAGGTACGACGCGAGCAACTCGAAGGGCACCACGGCCGCCTATAAATGGCAGGCGCGCTTCTTCAACGACCGCTACCAGGTCACCAGCGCCAACTACGTCATTCCCTCCGTGGAGACCGGCGTCAGCGGGACCTGGGTCTTCGGCTACGGCCATTCCCCGTACAACGGAGAGGCTGTCAGCACCACGTATCCGCCTGCCGGCGGCCTCGCCAACGAAATGGTGACCACGACCTTCCACGAAGGTAGTGGCCTGCCGAACACGCTCAAAACGAGCCTGCCCTCCATCGGTACGTATGTCGTCAACCAGCTCTACACCGCCTACGGCGAACCCACCCTGGCCCGGCGGAAAATCGGGACCGGCGACTACATCGAGAACAACGTTCTCTACGACACCACCACCCGCCGAGTCACCGACACCACGGTCAAGCTGCAGAACGCGGTCACCGCGGTGGCCGACACCAGATACAAGCAGGACCCGGCCGGGAACATCCTCGCTGTCTCCGAAAAGCCCGGCACCGCCGACGCGGAGACGCAGTGCTTCACCTACGACGCGCTGCGGCGTATGACATCGGCGTGGACGCCGAAGGCCGGAATCGACTGCGGGAGCGCACCCTCCGTCGCCGATCTTGGTGGCCCGGCTCCGTACTGGACCGACTGGACCATCGACGACCTCGGCAACCGCACCAAGCAGGTCAGCCACAACCCCACCGGCGACACCGTCACGACCTACGGGTTCCCGGCCTCGGGCGCGAACGCGGTCCGGCCGCATGCGGTGACCAGCACGACCACGGTCGCTCCCGGCGCCGCACCAGTCACCCGCCCGTTCACCTACGACAGTGCCGGCAACACCGTCAGCCGGTACGGAACCTCCGCCAATCAGACTCTCACCTGGGACGCGGAAGGTCATCTAGCCAAGACCGTCGAGAACAGCGACACCCACACCTACGTCTACGACGCCGACGGCACCCGCCTGATCCGGCGCGATCTCACCGGCATCACCCTCTACCTTCCCGGCATGGAGGTCCGCCGGGCGACCGGCGCGACCACCAGCACCGCCACCCGCTACTACACCTTCGACGGATCCGTCGTCGCCTCCCGCACCGGCACCGCAATCGACAGCCTGTCCTGGGTTTACAACGACCACCACAACACCCAGAACCTCACCATCAACTCCGTCAGCCACGCCGTGACCGTCCGCCGCCAGACCCCGTACGGCGCCGACCGGGGAACACCGGTGACCTGGCCGAACGAGAAGACGTTCGTCGGCGGAGACAAAGACCGCACAGGCCTCATCCACATCGGCGCGCGAGAGTACGACGCAGGCCTCGGCCGCTTCATCTCCGTTGACCCGATCATGGACCTGGCCGACCCACAACAGTGGAACGGCTACGCCTACGCCAATAACAGCCCCATCACCTCCTCCGACCCCACCGGCCTGCGCACCGACTACTTCGACCCGTGCAACTGCAACGGCAAGCCGCCCACCCCGGCACCGGTCGCGCAGAACCCCTTGGACAGCCCCATCCCGATCGCTGTCCTACCTCAATGGGCGCAGGACGGCATCCGCTCGAACGTGATGTACAACGGCACCGAGCGCCTGAGCTGGCAGGAGGTCATCGATTGGTCCAAGATCAGCACCGACAACTGGATGTATCTCTGTCAGAGCGTGGGGGGTTCATACGAGCACTGCAGCACGCACCCCGAGATCGTGAATCGGCAGTCCACCAGTGACGCACTTCTGATAACTGGGTTCATCCTCGGTTCATTCGTCTGTACCGCCGCCATCGTTGCTTGCGTCAGGGGCATCGTCTCCATCGCCGATGAAGCGGCCGAATTCGCCGCCACGGGAAGTGCCATCTCGACGGGCCTGATCACTGCCGAGGTGGGCATCGCGGGAGGGGCCGGTCTGACCGCCGCAGGCGCCGCCGCAAAGCTTTTCTGCAGCTTCAGCGGCGACACCCGGGTCCTCATGGCAGACGGAAGCTCGAAAGAAATCGCGGACATCGAGGTTGGAGACGAGGTTGCTGCCAGTGACCCCGAAACCGGGGAAAGCGGCGCCCGGAAGGTCACGCATCTGTGGCCCCACCGCGATGATCTCGTTCTAGTGCGAATCGACGGCGAGGCCCTCAAGGCCACGGAGGATCACCTCGTCTGGAACGCCAGCGACCGTCAGTGGCAGAGGATGGACGAAGTCGATGCCGGCGACGCCCTCCTAACACCGAGTGGCCGACCCGCCATCCTCCAAGACATCGAGTACGGGTTCTCCTTCGGAGCGGCAGCCTACGACCTCACTGTCGATGGCCTCCACACGTACTATGTGCTCGCCGGCAACACACCCGTGCTGGTGCACAACGACGGAGGCGGCGGTCTCCAGGACAACATCCGGCTCTATGGCGATTACACGGCTCGGATGGACCAGTTCAATGTCCGCGGCCAGGCGTCGTTCGAAATCCACGTGTACCATCGAGGAACCGAAGTGGGTATTTACGGGAGTAATGGCTTCTTCAATAAGCACAACATCAATGCAAATGACGTGAATGTGCCGGACCAGGTGCACAATCGGCTCAAGGGAATTGCGGTAGATCAGATGCGTAAAATTGGGCAGATTCCGGCTGACGCGAATATCAAGGGCGATGCCTGGAAGCGCCCGATGATCGGGTCGAGCGGTGGTGGATGCTGA